A section of the Anabaena cylindrica PCC 7122 genome encodes:
- a CDS encoding TMEM165/GDT1 family protein translates to MLTAFTAGLVLITISELGDKTFFIAVILSMQHSRRLVFVGVTAALAAMTVLSVIFGQLLSALTQGSKIYVHYAGIVLFIAFGLKLLYDAWKMPAKAEEEVIEEAKEAVENAHLDVQQKSIWTILLKSFVLTFIAEWGDRTQFATIALAASNNAIGVTAGAILGHAICAVIAVIGGKLIAGKISERQITFIGGFLFIIFGIVAAIEGS, encoded by the coding sequence GTGTTAACAGCATTTACGGCAGGTTTAGTTTTAATTACCATTTCCGAATTAGGTGATAAAACATTTTTTATAGCTGTGATTTTATCAATGCAGCACTCACGACGATTGGTGTTCGTTGGTGTGACAGCAGCTTTAGCAGCCATGACTGTTTTATCAGTGATATTTGGACAATTGCTGTCTGCTTTAACACAAGGCTCAAAAATTTATGTTCATTATGCGGGAATAGTTTTATTTATTGCCTTTGGCTTAAAACTGCTTTACGATGCTTGGAAAATGCCTGCTAAAGCTGAAGAAGAAGTCATAGAAGAAGCAAAAGAAGCAGTAGAAAATGCACATTTAGACGTTCAGCAAAAAAGCATTTGGACAATTTTATTGAAGTCGTTCGTATTGACATTTATAGCAGAGTGGGGCGATCGCACACAATTTGCCACAATTGCCCTAGCTGCTAGTAACAACGCCATTGGTGTGACAGCGGGAGCAATATTAGGACACGCCATTTGTGCAGTGATCGCAGTTATCGGTGGTAAATTAATTGCAGGTAAAATTTCCGAACGACAAATAACCTTCATAGGCGGCTTTCTGTTTATTATCTTCGGTATCGTCGCCGCCATAGAAGGAAGTTGA
- a CDS encoding type II toxin-antitoxin system HigB family toxin, translated as MHLISIRNLREETAKYPNIKKQIDSWYEIVKKAEWQNLEDVRKIYRDAEAVGNFTVFNIKGNDYRLIVGINYETKKVYYKYLLTHAEYNKEKWKNDDYF; from the coding sequence ATGCACCTTATTTCCATTCGCAACCTCCGCGAAGAAACAGCTAAGTATCCCAATATCAAAAAACAAATTGATAGCTGGTATGAAATTGTTAAAAAGGCAGAATGGCAAAATTTAGAGGATGTGCGTAAAATTTACCGAGATGCTGAAGCTGTTGGTAATTTTACTGTTTTTAATATCAAAGGTAATGATTACCGTTTAATTGTTGGGATTAATTATGAAACTAAAAAGGTTTATTACAAATACTTGCTAACTCACGCGGAATACAATAAAGAGAAATGGAAAAATGACGATTACTTTTGA
- a CDS encoding helix-turn-helix domain-containing protein, whose amino-acid sequence MTITFDNKSYSQLLAEIAPQVIETEEEYERLLKVAEFLTFKKNLTPEERALDKLLVKLIEDYEEENYPMDESTPHEILQHLMESSGIRQADLVRILGSSSGVVSEVVNGKRSISKAQAKALGEYFKVSPSLFI is encoded by the coding sequence ATGACGATTACTTTTGATAATAAAAGTTATAGTCAATTACTAGCAGAAATCGCTCCTCAAGTAATTGAAACAGAGGAAGAGTATGAACGTCTTTTAAAAGTTGCAGAATTTCTAACTTTTAAAAAGAATCTTACTCCAGAGGAGCGAGCTTTGGACAAATTGCTTGTCAAACTAATTGAAGATTATGAGGAAGAAAATTATCCAATGGATGAATCTACACCTCATGAAATATTACAACATCTCATGGAATCCAGCGGAATTCGTCAAGCTGACTTAGTACGTATTCTTGGTTCTAGTAGCGGTGTGGTTTCTGAAGTTGTAAATGGTAAACGTTCTATTAGTAAAGCGCAAGCTAAAGCATTGGGAGAATATTTTAAGGTTTCTCCTAGTTTGTTTATTTGA
- the miaA gene encoding tRNA (adenosine(37)-N6)-dimethylallyltransferase MiaA: MTKLIVICGATATGKSGLALSLARRLGSVIVSADSRQVYREFDIGTAKPTVEEQKLVPHYLVDICEPTEIMTLADYQEQVQNLIANLGVSPLLLVGGTGLYIRSIVQGMKIPRVSPQPELRSQLESLGQYQLYPMLQQVDAIAAQKIHANDLVRTLRALEVYYVTGIPISEQQGKNPPKYPILQICLDCDAERLDLRISRRTEQMIVDGLVSEVEYLSQKYGADLPLLNTLGYQEIKQYLAGEVTLDEATELIALHTRQFAKRQRTWFRQSSNLEYFDMDNPDLLELVWERIKEFV, encoded by the coding sequence ATGACTAAATTAATTGTAATTTGTGGCGCTACAGCAACGGGTAAATCTGGTTTGGCTTTAAGTTTAGCTCGGCGGTTGGGTTCAGTAATTGTGAGCGCCGATTCCCGTCAAGTATACCGCGAGTTTGACATTGGTACAGCTAAACCGACTGTAGAGGAACAGAAGTTAGTACCACATTATCTGGTTGATATCTGTGAGCCAACTGAAATTATGACATTAGCAGATTATCAGGAACAAGTACAAAATTTAATTGCTAATTTGGGTGTTTCCCCATTGTTGTTGGTTGGTGGAACTGGTTTGTACATACGTTCTATTGTCCAGGGGATGAAAATTCCCAGGGTATCACCACAACCAGAATTGCGATCGCAATTAGAATCACTTGGACAATATCAACTTTACCCGATGTTGCAACAAGTTGATGCGATTGCCGCCCAAAAAATTCACGCTAACGACTTGGTGAGGACTTTGAGAGCATTGGAAGTATATTATGTTACTGGGATTCCCATTTCAGAACAGCAGGGGAAAAACCCACCCAAATATCCGATTTTGCAAATTTGTTTAGATTGTGATGCGGAACGTTTAGATTTAAGAATTAGTAGACGTACTGAACAAATGATCGTAGATGGTTTAGTTTCTGAAGTTGAATATTTATCTCAAAAATATGGTGCTGATTTACCTTTGTTGAATACTTTGGGATATCAAGAAATCAAGCAATATTTAGCTGGGGAAGTTACTTTAGATGAAGCTACAGAATTAATTGCTTTACATACAAGACAATTCGCAAAGCGTCAACGAACTTGGTTTAGACAATCTTCTAATTTGGAATATTTTGATATGGATAATCCTGATTTATTAGAACTGGTTTGGGAGAGAATCAAGGAGTTTGTCTGA
- the rpoD gene encoding RNA polymerase sigma factor RpoD: MNQANNVLDSIYRPDLEMINPPEIEEELLLIEDEEEDLLITDDGEIDDFLEPQSDEDDAKSGKAAKSRRRTPTAKKKHYTEDSIRLYLQEIGRIRLLRADEEIELARKIADLLELERVRDRLQDQLEREPQFKEWAEAVELPLPTFRYRLHVGRRAKDKMVQSNLRLVVSIAKKYMNRGLSFQDLIQEGSLGLIRAAEKFDHEKGYKFSTYATWWIRQAITRAIADQSRTIRLPVHLYETISRIKKTTKLLSQEMGRKPTEEEIATRMEMTIEKLRFIAKSAQLPISLETPIGKEEDSRLGDFIESDGETPEDQVSKNLLREDLEKVLDSLSPRERDVLRLRYGLDDGRMKTLEEIGQIFNVTRERIRQIEAKALRKLRHPNRNSVLKEYIR; encoded by the coding sequence ATGAACCAGGCTAACAACGTACTCGATAGCATATATCGGCCTGACCTAGAAATGATAAATCCGCCTGAGATCGAAGAGGAACTCTTATTGATAGAGGATGAAGAAGAGGACTTACTCATTACCGATGACGGCGAAATTGATGATTTTTTAGAGCCTCAGTCTGATGAGGACGACGCAAAGTCTGGAAAAGCCGCTAAATCGCGTCGTCGGACACCAACAGCTAAGAAAAAGCATTACACCGAAGATTCGATTCGCCTTTACCTGCAAGAGATCGGTCGTATTCGTCTATTACGGGCAGACGAAGAAATTGAACTAGCACGGAAAATCGCGGATCTCCTAGAATTGGAAAGAGTGCGCGATCGCCTGCAAGATCAGCTAGAGCGTGAACCGCAATTTAAAGAATGGGCTGAAGCCGTAGAATTACCTCTACCAACTTTCCGTTATCGACTACACGTTGGTCGTAGGGCTAAAGATAAAATGGTGCAATCAAACTTGCGCCTTGTCGTCTCAATCGCCAAAAAATACATGAATCGTGGCTTGTCTTTCCAAGACTTGATTCAGGAAGGTAGTCTTGGTTTGATTCGCGCAGCAGAAAAGTTCGACCACGAAAAAGGTTATAAGTTTTCTACCTACGCTACATGGTGGATTCGTCAGGCAATTACTAGAGCGATCGCTGATCAATCTCGCACTATCCGTCTACCGGTTCATCTCTATGAAACCATATCACGGATCAAGAAAACAACCAAGCTACTATCTCAAGAAATGGGTCGCAAACCCACCGAAGAAGAAATTGCAACTCGCATGGAAATGACCATCGAGAAACTGCGGTTTATCGCCAAATCAGCCCAGTTACCGATTTCTTTAGAAACACCTATTGGGAAAGAAGAAGACTCTCGTTTGGGGGATTTTATTGAATCTGACGGAGAAACACCAGAAGATCAAGTTTCTAAAAATCTTCTTCGTGAAGACTTAGAAAAAGTCCTCGATAGTCTCAGCCCCCGTGAACGCGATGTTTTGAGACTACGTTACGGCTTGGATGACGGACGGATGAAAACCCTGGAAGAAATCGGCCAGATTTTCAACGTTACCCGCGAACGAATTCGCCAGATTGAAGCGAAGGCACTCCGCAAGTTACGTCACCCCAACCGTAACAGCGTTCTCAAGGAATATATTCGGTAG
- a CDS encoding chlorophyll a/b-binding protein produces MTNATKTITSIPEDRNGWRWGFTPQAEIWNGRLAMIGFLSAALIEIFSGQGFLHFWGIL; encoded by the coding sequence ATGACTAACGCAACAAAAACTATTACTTCTATACCTGAAGACCGCAATGGCTGGCGTTGGGGATTTACCCCACAAGCAGAAATTTGGAATGGTCGCTTGGCGATGATCGGCTTTTTATCAGCCGCTTTAATTGAAATTTTCTCTGGTCAAGGTTTCCTGCATTTCTGGGGTATCCTGTAA
- the gyrA gene encoding DNA gyrase subunit A, with translation MAKQLNLLSTGQVITTALHTEMQRSYLEYAMSVIVGRALPDVRDGLKPVHRRILYAMHELGLTPDRPYRKCARVVGDVLGKYHPHGDQAVYDALVRLVQDFSSRYPLLGGHGNFGSVDNDPPAAMRYTETRLAPIGHEGMLTEIGEETVEFIGNFDNSQQEPTVLPAQLPFLLLNGCSGIAVGMATNIPPHNLGEIVDGLIALIDNPDLTDEKLFDIIPGPDFPTGGEIVGNSGIREAYTAGKGGILLRGVATLEEIPATRGSKRRTAIIITELPYQVNKAGWIEKVADLVNQGRLHGISDLRDESDREGMRVVIELKRDTNPQEVLQHLYHQTALQTTFGAILLAIVDGQPRQLSLRQMLQEFLSFREHTLNRRYSYELSKAENRINLVAGLRKALSNLDEVIAILRQAADGSTAKMNLCSRLDLSEVQADAILAMPLRRLTSLEQQNLQQEFDQLNEQITSLRKLLDDRRELLKVLKKDLRSLKRKYSDSRRTKLIFTSEIAVKADKDISQQLTTDEENPKSKIQNPKSEQPAEPAILEFTQRGYVRRLSSTGKKPKAENGLHEHDFIIQTESTDTEKDLLILNTGGKVYPVKVGEIPATTGRSSRGTPLITMLTSTAQGNLEGVVSRFVLPETPDTTQIVLLTKQGRIKRLSMEEFTNLGRRGITILKLKDDDELSFTQFTTTGQHLILASSGGRLLRFIVNDEQLPVMGRAAMGLQAFRLVKNQQMVGCVTVSKDDHLFLVTEEGYAKRMPASNLRAANRGDLGIQMLKFHNKTDNLAGMVRATPGVEVALVTNRERVVRISIDTVPILDRDAKGESILQLNRDEKIITLVGVGL, from the coding sequence ATGGCAAAACAGTTAAACCTGCTCTCAACAGGACAGGTCATCACAACAGCCCTGCACACCGAGATGCAACGGTCTTACCTAGAATATGCCATGAGTGTGATAGTCGGGCGAGCGTTACCGGATGTGCGTGATGGCTTAAAGCCAGTGCATCGGCGAATTTTGTATGCGATGCACGAACTCGGTTTAACACCAGATAGACCTTACCGGAAATGCGCCCGTGTAGTTGGAGATGTACTAGGTAAGTACCATCCCCACGGTGATCAAGCGGTTTATGATGCCTTAGTGAGGTTAGTGCAGGATTTTTCCAGCCGCTATCCCTTACTGGGAGGACATGGTAATTTTGGTAGTGTCGATAATGACCCCCCCGCAGCGATGCGTTATACAGAAACGCGTCTGGCACCCATTGGTCATGAGGGAATGCTGACGGAAATTGGCGAGGAAACTGTAGAATTTATTGGCAACTTTGATAATTCTCAGCAAGAACCCACTGTATTACCTGCTCAGTTACCGTTTTTGTTGCTCAATGGTTGTTCAGGTATTGCGGTGGGAATGGCGACGAATATTCCACCACACAACTTGGGGGAAATAGTTGATGGGTTGATTGCTTTAATTGACAACCCAGATTTGACAGATGAAAAGTTATTTGACATCATTCCCGGCCCAGATTTTCCTACTGGTGGAGAAATTGTTGGTAATTCAGGAATTAGAGAAGCATACACCGCAGGTAAAGGTGGGATTTTGCTGCGCGGTGTGGCCACATTAGAGGAAATTCCGGCTACTAGGGGCAGTAAGCGGCGGACGGCAATTATCATTACAGAGTTGCCTTATCAGGTAAATAAGGCTGGCTGGATCGAGAAAGTAGCAGATTTGGTCAATCAAGGACGCTTACACGGAATTTCTGATTTGCGGGATGAGAGCGATCGCGAAGGTATGCGAGTTGTCATTGAACTCAAACGCGATACCAACCCCCAAGAAGTTCTTCAGCATTTGTATCACCAAACCGCCTTACAAACCACCTTTGGGGCGATTCTGTTAGCGATCGTGGATGGGCAACCACGCCAGTTAAGCTTGCGCCAAATGTTGCAGGAATTTTTGAGTTTCCGAGAACATACCCTTAATCGTCGCTACAGTTATGAGTTAAGCAAAGCCGAAAACCGGATCAATCTGGTTGCAGGTTTACGTAAAGCTCTGTCTAATTTAGATGAGGTGATTGCCATTTTACGGCAAGCTGCTGATGGTAGTACAGCCAAAATGAACCTTTGTAGCCGTCTGGATTTGAGCGAAGTCCAAGCGGATGCCATTCTAGCCATGCCATTACGCCGTCTCACCAGTTTAGAACAGCAAAATTTGCAACAGGAATTTGACCAACTCAACGAGCAAATTACCTCATTGCGAAAATTACTTGACGATAGACGGGAATTGCTGAAAGTCCTGAAAAAAGATTTGCGAAGTCTCAAACGTAAATACAGCGATTCCCGACGAACTAAGTTAATATTTACCAGCGAAATAGCCGTTAAAGCAGATAAAGACATTAGCCAACAATTAACCACAGATGAGGAAAATCCAAAATCCAAAATCCAAAATCCAAAATCGGAACAGCCAGCAGAACCAGCAATTCTAGAATTTACCCAGCGGGGTTACGTGCGTCGTCTTTCCTCAACAGGCAAAAAACCGAAAGCAGAAAACGGTTTGCATGAACACGATTTTATTATTCAAACCGAGTCAACTGATACTGAGAAAGATTTATTGATTCTTAATACTGGGGGCAAAGTCTACCCGGTGAAGGTGGGAGAAATTCCTGCCACAACTGGACGTTCTTCACGGGGAACTCCATTAATCACTATGCTCACTAGTACTGCCCAGGGCAATCTAGAAGGTGTTGTTAGCCGCTTTGTATTACCCGAAACACCCGACACTACTCAAATCGTTCTTCTGACTAAACAAGGGCGAATTAAGCGTCTGTCTATGGAAGAATTCACCAATCTAGGTCGGCGCGGAATTACGATTTTGAAACTCAAAGATGATGATGAATTGTCTTTTACCCAATTCACTACTACAGGCCAACATCTGATTTTAGCTAGTTCAGGTGGTCGCCTGTTACGATTTATCGTTAATGATGAACAATTACCTGTAATGGGTCGTGCAGCTATGGGATTACAAGCATTTCGCCTGGTAAAAAATCAGCAAATGGTTGGTTGTGTCACTGTTAGCAAAGATGACCATTTATTCCTGGTTACTGAAGAAGGGTACGCCAAGCGAATGCCTGCAAGTAACTTAAGGGCTGCTAATCGTGGCGATTTAGGCATCCAAATGCTGAAATTCCACAACAAAACAGACAACCTAGCTGGTATGGTACGTGCTACCCCAGGTGTGGAAGTAGCGCTAGTTACCAATAGAGAGCGAGTAGTGCGAATTTCTATAGACACAGTACCAATTTTAGATAGAGATGCTAAAGGTGAGAGTATCTTGCAACTTAATCGTGATGAGAAAATTATTACTCTTGTGGGAGTAGGGCTGTAA
- a CDS encoding response regulator, producing MKTVLIVEDDLINARVFSKILTKRGGLGVKHTEDVEEVMKIAQAGEADLILMDVSLSRSMYQGKSVDGIKITQMLKADPKTTNLPVILVTAHAMEGDRENFLKQSGADGYISKPVVDHQQFVDQIMALLPKTEL from the coding sequence ATGAAAACTGTATTAATTGTCGAAGATGATCTGATAAATGCTCGAGTTTTTTCCAAGATTTTGACCAAACGCGGTGGTTTGGGTGTAAAACACACGGAAGATGTGGAAGAAGTAATGAAAATTGCCCAAGCTGGAGAAGCTGATTTGATTTTAATGGATGTTTCTCTATCACGTAGTATGTATCAAGGTAAGTCTGTTGATGGTATCAAAATTACGCAAATGTTAAAAGCTGATCCAAAAACAACTAATTTACCTGTAATTTTAGTGACAGCACACGCCATGGAAGGCGATCGCGAAAACTTTCTCAAACAAAGCGGTGCTGACGGCTACATCTCTAAACCAGTTGTTGACCATCAACAGTTTGTTGATCAGATCATGGCACTTCTACCCAAAACAGAACTTTGA
- a CDS encoding tetratricopeptide repeat protein → MPKHIRLIFLLFVCSLWSMPKAVHAQALIPHTVQLDTTKLENQGLSLAQEAAQLAQFQQIDLALPRARLATQLAPGNDKVWLLLGGLHLQAKEFDTAIAALQKAQTLNPKNADILFALGSANFQNQNYQASVAHYQKGLQLKPNDPEGLFDLGNAYYMLGRLPDAIAQFNQAVSQDKKFWPAINNIGLIKYEQGDVQGAIKQWQAAVAIDKQAAEPLLALAVAFYNKGDTQQGLSMGEAAIRIDQRYADLDFLKQNLWGTRLLLDTQKFLELPRMQSALEPQETPETEQQPRQ, encoded by the coding sequence GTGCCAAAACACATTCGTTTGATTTTTCTTTTGTTTGTCTGTAGTTTGTGGAGTATGCCAAAAGCAGTTCACGCACAGGCACTAATACCTCATACAGTACAACTTGATACAACTAAGTTGGAAAATCAGGGGTTGAGCTTGGCTCAAGAAGCAGCTCAATTAGCACAGTTTCAGCAGATTGATTTGGCTTTGCCACGAGCGCGGTTGGCTACTCAATTGGCTCCTGGAAATGATAAAGTATGGTTGCTTTTAGGTGGTTTGCATTTGCAAGCTAAAGAGTTTGATACGGCGATCGCGGCGTTACAAAAAGCGCAAACGCTTAATCCCAAAAATGCGGATATTCTCTTTGCTTTGGGTTCAGCTAATTTTCAGAACCAAAATTATCAGGCATCTGTAGCCCATTACCAAAAAGGTTTGCAGTTAAAGCCCAATGACCCAGAAGGTTTATTCGATTTGGGTAATGCTTACTATATGTTAGGTCGCTTACCCGATGCGATCGCTCAATTCAATCAAGCTGTCTCTCAAGATAAAAAATTCTGGCCGGCAATTAACAACATCGGCTTAATCAAATACGAACAAGGTGATGTTCAAGGGGCAATTAAACAATGGCAGGCAGCTGTTGCTATTGATAAGCAAGCCGCAGAACCTTTATTAGCTTTAGCTGTAGCATTTTATAATAAAGGTGATACTCAGCAAGGATTATCTATGGGTGAAGCAGCAATTCGCATAGATCAACGATATGCTGATTTAGATTTTCTCAAGCAAAATCTCTGGGGTACACGTCTGCTGCTAGATACGCAAAAGTTCTTGGAATTGCCTCGGATGCAATCAGCCCTAGAACCCCAAGAAACGCCAGAAACCGAACAACAGCCTAGACAGTAG
- a CDS encoding efflux RND transporter periplasmic adaptor subunit: MAIDTSNSVDSSLSVPEVKQKKKGRNHWLPWVLLLGLMGGVSYLAYFQFMVIPGQQAQRRVVTRPVQRQSLSITVAANGTVKPERSINLSPKNSGILKKLLVKEGDLVETGQIVAYMDDSNLQGQLTSAKGQIAQAEANLQKLIAGNRPQDIAQSQAQLEESLANLRKVEAGNRSQDIAQAEARLKSAQANFSKAEDDFRRNQQLFNSGGISLQTVNQKLADRDSAQAQVNEAQQALALQKAGSRPEDIQQARAVVQQRQQSLSLLKAGTRPEDIDQAQAQMMSARGSLQNVQAQINDTIIRAPFDGVVTKKYADPGAFVTPTTASSAVSSATSSSILSLASTNEVVSNLAETNISKIRIGQEVTIKADAYPGKTFIGKVSQIAAQAIVEQNVTSFEVRVALSDPERLLRSGMNVAADFQVGKLEDVLVVPTASVVRQERATGVYVAGRDGKPVFTRIETGVTVNNFTEVKSGLTGDERVLLSFPPGSRPQSTPRGGVFPGLSGEGGGGGGRGGGGRRGGSQ; encoded by the coding sequence ATGGCAATTGATACATCAAACTCTGTAGATTCATCTTTATCAGTACCCGAAGTCAAGCAGAAGAAAAAAGGTAGAAATCATTGGCTGCCTTGGGTCTTACTCCTTGGACTGATGGGTGGAGTTAGCTACCTAGCTTATTTCCAGTTTATGGTTATTCCCGGTCAACAAGCACAACGTCGTGTAGTCACCCGGCCTGTACAAAGGCAGAGCTTATCAATCACAGTTGCCGCAAATGGAACAGTAAAGCCCGAAAGATCAATCAACCTCAGCCCTAAAAATTCAGGCATCCTGAAAAAACTGTTAGTAAAAGAAGGAGATTTGGTCGAAACAGGACAGATTGTGGCTTACATGGATGATTCCAACCTGCAAGGGCAACTCACCTCTGCTAAAGGACAAATAGCACAAGCTGAGGCTAATCTACAAAAATTGATTGCAGGTAATCGTCCCCAAGATATTGCTCAATCACAGGCACAACTGGAAGAGTCCTTGGCAAATTTGCGAAAGGTAGAAGCAGGTAATCGTTCCCAAGATATTGCCCAAGCTGAGGCACGTTTAAAAAGCGCCCAAGCTAATTTCAGCAAAGCAGAAGATGATTTCCGACGGAATCAGCAACTTTTCAATTCAGGAGGAATTTCCCTGCAAACTGTTAATCAAAAATTAGCAGATCGTGATAGCGCTCAGGCTCAGGTAAATGAAGCTCAACAAGCACTAGCATTACAAAAAGCAGGATCACGTCCAGAAGATATTCAACAAGCACGGGCTGTAGTCCAACAGAGACAGCAATCTTTATCACTTCTCAAAGCGGGAACGCGCCCGGAAGATATTGACCAAGCACAAGCTCAGATGATGTCTGCCCGTGGCTCCCTGCAAAACGTTCAGGCCCAAATCAATGACACAATAATTCGCGCTCCCTTTGATGGCGTGGTAACGAAAAAGTATGCTGATCCTGGCGCTTTCGTGACTCCCACAACTGCCAGTAGTGCCGTATCTTCTGCTACTTCTTCTTCTATCTTGTCTCTAGCTTCTACGAATGAAGTTGTCTCCAATTTAGCTGAAACGAATATTTCTAAAATCCGCATTGGCCAAGAAGTCACAATTAAAGCAGATGCTTACCCAGGAAAAACCTTTATAGGTAAAGTAAGTCAAATTGCAGCCCAGGCCATAGTTGAGCAAAATGTTACCAGTTTTGAGGTCAGAGTAGCACTTTCAGATCCTGAAAGGCTGCTGCGTTCGGGGATGAATGTGGCTGCTGATTTTCAAGTCGGTAAATTGGAAGATGTCTTAGTAGTACCAACAGCTTCGGTAGTGCGCCAAGAACGTGCAACAGGTGTGTATGTAGCAGGGAGAGATGGTAAACCTGTTTTTACTCGCATTGAGACTGGTGTGACTGTGAATAACTTTACTGAAGTCAAGTCTGGATTGACAGGAGACGAGAGAGTACTGCTCAGTTTCCCACCAGGGTCACGACCACAATCAACACCACGAGGAGGAGTATTTCCTGGTCTAAGTGGTGAAGGCGGTGGAGGTGGTGGCCGTGGTGGTGGCGGTCGTCGTGGTGGTTCTCAGTAG
- a CDS encoding ABC transporter permease, whose product MAKAYYANKAKNTRTVPLLEILLMAVETLWSNKLRTGLTMLGVIIGISSVIAITSVGQGVQKGVEQQIQALGTDVLQILAGAARSGNIRQGVGSSSTLTWEDAKAIATQAPSAQLVSAYLQRNIQVVYEGQNTSTTVIGTDLNYPEVRNTRPQQGRYFTQEELDTAAQFAIIGPTVQRTLFTQSSNVIGERIRIQGEAYEVIGVMEAKGSQGPTDRDDQIFIPLTSMSKRLVGNNALVGVSVNGILVKSANQEQLEAAQFQVTNLLRLRHNIYPPQADDFRLTNQADIVNTFTSVVGLFTVMIVAIAGISLVVGGIGIANIMLVSVVERTREIGIRKAVGATNSAILNQFLAEAIVISIAGGSIGIGSGIIIAFVAATTFKFPFVISFLSIIVGFALSLSVGLIAGVIPARNAAKLDPINALRSD is encoded by the coding sequence ATGGCCAAAGCTTATTATGCAAACAAAGCTAAGAACACCCGCACAGTGCCATTACTAGAAATATTGTTAATGGCGGTAGAGACGCTGTGGAGTAACAAATTACGCACAGGATTAACAATGCTGGGGGTAATTATTGGGATTTCTTCAGTTATTGCCATTACCTCTGTTGGTCAGGGGGTGCAAAAGGGAGTCGAGCAACAGATTCAAGCCTTGGGTACGGATGTGCTACAAATCTTAGCTGGTGCGGCTAGAAGTGGTAATATTCGCCAAGGAGTAGGTTCTAGCAGCACATTGACTTGGGAAGATGCCAAAGCGATCGCTACCCAAGCACCATCAGCCCAACTTGTGTCTGCTTATCTACAGCGGAATATACAGGTTGTTTATGAGGGACAGAATACCTCAACAACAGTTATAGGAACAGATTTGAACTATCCAGAAGTCAGAAATACCCGTCCCCAACAGGGCAGATATTTTACTCAAGAAGAACTAGATACTGCTGCACAGTTTGCCATTATTGGTCCGACAGTCCAAAGAACACTATTTACTCAAAGTAGTAATGTCATTGGTGAAAGGATTCGGATTCAGGGAGAGGCTTATGAAGTGATTGGGGTGATGGAAGCTAAAGGTTCTCAAGGGCCAACAGACCGAGATGACCAAATTTTCATTCCTCTAACTAGTATGTCAAAAAGACTAGTTGGTAATAATGCTTTAGTAGGCGTTTCTGTCAATGGAATTTTAGTCAAATCTGCTAATCAAGAACAGTTAGAAGCTGCACAATTTCAAGTTACTAATCTTTTACGTCTGCGTCATAATATTTATCCACCGCAAGCCGATGATTTCCGACTAACTAACCAAGCTGATATCGTTAACACCTTCACTAGTGTTGTGGGGTTATTTACAGTCATGATAGTAGCGATCGCAGGGATTTCTTTAGTTGTGGGTGGAATTGGTATTGCTAATATTATGCTGGTTTCCGTTGTCGAACGAACGCGAGAAATTGGCATTAGAAAAGCCGTAGGAGCGACTAATTCAGCCATCCTCAATCAATTTTTAGCCGAAGCCATTGTCATTTCTATCGCTGGTGGAAGCATAGGTATTGGCAGTGGAATTATCATTGCTTTTGTAGCAGCAACTACTTTTAAATTTCCATTTGTCATTTCTTTCTTATCAATCATAGTCGGGTTTGCACTCTCACTGAGCGTTGGCTTAATTGCTGGTGTAATTCCCGCGAGAAACGCTGCCAAATTAGATCCAATCAATGCCCTAAGAAGCGATTAA